From one Enterobacter kobei genomic stretch:
- a CDS encoding TIGR01212 family radical SAM protein (This family includes YhcC from E. coli K-12, an uncharacterized radical SAM protein.): MQLQKLVNMFGGDLARRYGQKVHKLTLHGGFSCPNRDGTIGRGGCTFCNVASFADETQQNHSIAEQLAYQATLVNRARRYLAYFQAYTSTWAEVQVLRAMYQQAVSQASIVGLCVGTRPDCVPDAVLDLLSDYHDAGYEVWLELGLQTAHDKTLHRINRGHDFACYQRTTRRARERGLKVCSHLIVGLPGEGQAECLDTLHRVVETGVDGIKLHPLHIVTGSTMAKAWEAGRLHGIALEDYTVTAGEMIRHTPPEVIYHRISASARRPTLLAPLWCENRWTGMVELDRYLNHHGVQGSALGRGWVMPSP, encoded by the coding sequence ATGCAGTTACAGAAATTAGTCAATATGTTTGGTGGCGATCTCGCTCGTCGTTACGGGCAGAAGGTCCATAAACTGACGCTGCATGGCGGTTTCAGTTGTCCTAATCGCGATGGCACTATCGGACGGGGCGGCTGCACTTTCTGTAACGTAGCCTCCTTTGCTGATGAAACGCAGCAGAACCACTCCATCGCGGAGCAGCTCGCTTATCAGGCCACGCTGGTGAACCGCGCCAGGCGTTATCTCGCCTATTTTCAGGCCTATACCAGTACCTGGGCGGAAGTGCAGGTGCTGCGCGCCATGTATCAGCAGGCGGTGAGCCAGGCCAGTATCGTCGGTCTATGCGTCGGCACCCGCCCCGACTGCGTGCCGGATGCGGTACTGGATCTGCTCAGCGACTATCATGATGCGGGCTACGAAGTGTGGCTGGAGCTTGGACTACAAACGGCCCACGATAAAACGCTGCATCGCATTAATCGCGGCCATGATTTTGCCTGCTACCAGCGCACCACCCGCCGCGCGCGTGAGCGCGGCCTGAAAGTGTGCAGCCACCTGATTGTCGGTCTGCCTGGCGAAGGGCAGGCGGAGTGCCTCGACACGCTGCACCGCGTGGTGGAGACGGGCGTGGACGGGATTAAGCTGCATCCGCTGCACATTGTCACCGGCAGCACGATGGCGAAGGCCTGGGAGGCGGGGCGTCTGCACGGCATTGCGCTGGAAGACTACACCGTCACCGCCGGGGAGATGATCCGCCATACGCCCCCTGAGGTGATTTACCACCGTATTTCCGCCAGTGCGCGTCGCCCGACGCTGCTCGCCCCGCTGTGGTGCGAAAATCGCTGGACCGGCATGGTGGAACTGGATCGTTACCTGAATCATCACGGTGTGCAGGGATCGGCGCTGGGTCGCGGCTGGGTGATGCCTTCTCCCTGA
- the elbB gene encoding isoprenoid biosynthesis glyoxalase ElbB encodes MKKVGIVLSGCGVNDGSEIHEAVLSLLAIARNGAEAVCFAPDKSQSDVVNHLTGEPMAESRNVLIEAARIARGAIQPLSQASEETLDALIVPGGFGAAKNLSNFASQGAECTVDPDLKRLALAMHEMGKPLGFICIAPAMLPKIFDVPLRLTIGTDIDTAELLEEMGAEHVPCPVDDIVVDEDNKVVTTPAYMLAQNIAEAAAGIDKLVARVLVLTE; translated from the coding sequence ATGAAAAAAGTAGGTATTGTCCTCAGCGGATGCGGCGTTAACGACGGCTCAGAGATCCACGAAGCCGTACTTTCTCTGCTGGCGATCGCCAGAAACGGGGCTGAAGCGGTCTGTTTTGCCCCGGATAAAAGCCAGAGCGATGTCGTGAATCATCTGACTGGCGAACCCATGGCGGAAAGCCGCAATGTGCTGATCGAAGCCGCGCGTATTGCCCGTGGCGCGATCCAGCCGCTCTCGCAGGCGTCGGAGGAAACGCTGGATGCCCTGATCGTGCCAGGTGGTTTTGGCGCGGCAAAAAACCTGAGTAATTTTGCCAGCCAGGGGGCGGAGTGTACCGTTGACCCCGATCTGAAACGTCTGGCGCTGGCCATGCATGAAATGGGTAAACCGCTGGGCTTTATCTGTATCGCCCCGGCGATGCTGCCGAAGATTTTTGACGTCCCGCTGCGCCTGACCATCGGCACCGACATTGACACGGCCGAGCTGCTGGAAGAGATGGGCGCAGAGCACGTGCCTTGTCCGGTGGATGATATTGTCGTGGATGAAGACAATAAAGTGGTCACTACCCCGGCTTACATGCTGGCGCAGAACATCGCTGAAGCGGCGGCAGGCATTGATAAGCTGGTTGCCCGCGTACTGGTTCTGACGGAATGA
- the rapZ gene encoding RNase adapter RapZ yields MVLMIVSGRSGSGKSVALRALEDMGFYCVDNLPVVLLPELARSLADRQISAAVSIDVRNMPESPEIFEQAMNNLPDAFSPQLLFLDADRNTLIRRYSDTRRLHPLSSKNLSLESAIDEESDLLEPLRSRADLIVDTSEMSVHELAEMLRTRLLGKRERELTMVFESFGFKHGIPIDADYVFDVRFLPNPHWDPKLRPMTGLDKPVAAFLDRHTEVHNFIYQTRSYLELWLPMLETNNRSYLTVAIGCTGGKHRSVYIAEQLADYFRSRGKNVQSRHRTLEKRKS; encoded by the coding sequence ATGGTACTGATGATCGTCAGTGGTCGCTCGGGATCGGGAAAATCAGTTGCCCTGCGAGCGCTGGAAGACATGGGCTTCTACTGCGTCGATAACCTGCCCGTCGTGCTGCTGCCTGAGCTGGCGCGCTCGCTTGCTGACCGCCAGATTTCGGCGGCGGTAAGCATTGATGTGCGTAATATGCCGGAATCGCCGGAGATCTTTGAACAGGCGATGAACAATCTGCCCGATGCGTTTTCTCCGCAACTGCTGTTCCTTGATGCTGACCGCAACACGCTGATCCGTCGATACAGCGATACCCGTCGTCTGCATCCGCTGTCCAGCAAAAACCTGTCGCTGGAAAGCGCGATCGACGAAGAGAGCGATCTGCTGGAGCCGCTGCGCTCCCGTGCCGATCTGATCGTCGATACCTCGGAAATGTCGGTGCACGAGCTGGCTGAGATGCTGCGAACGCGTCTGCTTGGCAAACGCGAGCGTGAGCTGACGATGGTGTTTGAATCCTTTGGCTTCAAGCACGGTATTCCGATTGATGCGGATTATGTCTTCGACGTGCGCTTCCTGCCGAACCCGCACTGGGATCCGAAGCTGCGTCCTATGACCGGTCTGGATAAACCAGTTGCGGCGTTCCTCGATCGCCATACCGAAGTGCATAACTTTATCTATCAGACGCGCAGCTATCTGGAACTGTGGTTGCCGATGCTGGAAACCAACAACCGCAGCTATCTGACCGTCGCCATTGGCTGTACGGGCGGTAAACACCGTTCGGTTTATATCGCTGAACAGCTGGCGGATTACTTCCGTTCGCGCGGCAAAAATGTGCAATCCCGTCATCGTACGCTGGAAAAACGCAAATCATGA
- the gltB gene encoding glutamate synthase large subunit, producing MLYDKSLEKDNCGFGLIAHIEGEPSHKVVRTAIHALARMQHRGAILADGKTGDGCGLLLQKPDRFFRIVAEERGWRLAKNYAVGMLFLNQDPEKAAASRRIVEEELQQETLSIVGWRDVPTNEGVLGEIALSSLPRIEQIFVNAPAGWRPRDMERRLFIARRRIEKRLVEDKDFYVCSLSNLVNIYKGLCMPADLPRFYLDLADLRLESAICLFHQRFSTNTVPRWPLAQPFRYLAHNGEINTITGNRQWARARTYKFQTPLIPDLHDAAPFVNETGSDSSSMDNMLELLLAGGMDIVRAMRLLVPPAWQNNPDMDPELRAFFDFNSMHMEPWDGPAGIVMSDGRFAACNLDRNGLRPARYVITKDKLITCASEVGIWDYQPDEVVEKGRVGPGELMVIDTRGGRILHSAETDDDLKSRHPYKEWMEKNVRRLVPFEDLPDEEVGSREMDDDLLGSYQKQFNYSAEELDSIIRVLGENGQEAVGSMGDDTPFAVLSSQPRIIYDYFRQQFAQVTNPPIDPLREAHVMSLATSIGREMNVFCEAEGQAHRLSFKSPILLYSDFKQLTTMTEHHYRADTLDITFDVNDSTLEEVVKALCDKAEAMVRDGTVLLVLSDRNIAKNRLPVPAPMAVGAVQTRLVEKNLRCDANIIVETASARDPHHFAVLLGFGATAIYPYLAYETLAKLIDTRAIEKSYRTVMLNYRNGINKGLYKIMSKMGISTIASYRCSKLFEAVGLHDDVADLCFNGVVSRIGGASFSDFQQDLLNLSKRAWLARKPLDQGGLLKYVHGGEYHAYNPDVVRTLQQAVQTGDYSDYQQYAKLVNERPAATLRDLLAINPPADAVSIDDVEPAQELFKRFDTAAMSIGALSPEAHEALAEAMNSIGGNSNSGEGGEDPARYGTNKVSRIKQVASGRFGVTPAYLVNADVIQIKVAQGAKPGEGGQLPGDKVTPYIAKLRYSVPGVTLISPPPHHDIYSIEDLAQLIFDLKQVNPKAMISVKLVSEPGVGTIATGVAKAYADLITIAGYDGGTGASPLSSVKYAGCPWELGLVETQQALVANGLRHKIRLQVDGGLKTGVDIIKAAILGAESFGFGTGPMVALGCKYLRICHLNNCATGVATQDDKLRKNHYHGLPFKVTNYFEFIALETRELMAQLGVKRLVDLIGRTDLLIALEGYTAKQQKLDLSKLLETAEPHPGKALHCTEHNPPFDNGVLNAQLLSQAKPYVDEGQSKTFWFDIRNTDRSVGASLSGYIAQKHGDQGLAADPIKAHFSGTAGQSFGVWNAGGVELYLTGDANDYVGKGMAGGLLAVRPPVGSAFLSHKASIIGNTCLYGATGGRLYAAGRAGERFAVRNSGAITVVEGIGDNGCEYMTGGIVCILGKTGVNFGAGMTGGFAYVLDEDGEFRKRVNPELVEVLSVDDLAIHEEHLRGLITEHVQHTGSSRGEEILANWPAFSTRFALVKPKSSDVKALLGHRSRSAAELRVQAQ from the coding sequence ATGTTGTACGATAAATCCCTTGAGAAGGATAACTGTGGTTTCGGCCTGATCGCCCACATAGAAGGCGAACCTAGCCACAAGGTAGTGCGTACCGCTATTCACGCACTGGCCCGGATGCAGCACCGTGGCGCCATCCTTGCCGATGGTAAAACCGGCGATGGCTGCGGTTTACTGTTGCAAAAACCCGATCGTTTCTTCCGCATTGTTGCCGAAGAGCGCGGCTGGCGCTTAGCCAAAAATTACGCCGTGGGTATGCTGTTCCTGAATCAGGATCCTGAAAAAGCTGCCGCCTCGCGCCGTATTGTCGAAGAAGAGCTACAACAAGAAACCCTGTCGATTGTTGGCTGGCGCGACGTGCCGACCAATGAAGGGGTGCTCGGTGAAATCGCCCTCTCCTCGCTGCCACGTATTGAGCAGATCTTTGTCAACGCCCCTGCGGGCTGGCGTCCACGTGATATGGAACGTCGTCTGTTTATCGCGCGCCGTCGCATTGAAAAGCGTCTGGTGGAAGATAAAGATTTCTACGTTTGTAGCCTGTCGAACCTGGTCAACATCTATAAAGGTCTGTGTATGCCGGCAGATTTGCCGCGCTTCTACCTGGACCTGGCGGACCTGCGCCTGGAATCAGCCATTTGCCTGTTCCACCAGCGCTTCTCTACCAACACCGTCCCGCGCTGGCCGCTGGCGCAGCCGTTCCGCTATCTGGCGCACAACGGTGAAATCAATACCATCACCGGTAACCGCCAGTGGGCGCGCGCGCGTACTTATAAGTTCCAGACGCCGCTGATCCCCGATCTGCATGACGCCGCGCCCTTCGTTAACGAAACTGGCTCTGACTCCAGCTCCATGGATAACATGCTGGAGCTGCTGCTTGCCGGCGGCATGGACATCGTCCGTGCCATGCGTCTGCTGGTGCCGCCAGCCTGGCAGAATAACCCGGACATGGATCCGGAGCTGCGCGCCTTCTTCGACTTTAACTCCATGCACATGGAGCCGTGGGATGGCCCGGCGGGCATCGTCATGTCCGATGGTCGTTTCGCAGCCTGTAACCTCGACCGTAACGGCCTGCGCCCGGCGCGCTACGTGATCACCAAAGATAAGCTGATCACCTGCGCCTCTGAAGTGGGTATCTGGGATTATCAGCCGGACGAAGTGGTGGAAAAAGGCCGCGTCGGACCGGGCGAGCTGATGGTAATCGACACGCGCGGTGGCCGCATCCTGCACTCTGCGGAAACCGATGACGATCTGAAAAGCCGCCACCCTTATAAAGAGTGGATGGAGAAAAACGTCCGTCGTCTGGTGCCGTTTGAAGATCTGCCGGATGAAGAAGTTGGCAGCCGCGAAATGGACGACGATCTGCTGGGCAGCTACCAGAAACAGTTTAACTACAGCGCGGAAGAGCTGGACTCTATCATCCGCGTGCTGGGCGAAAACGGTCAGGAAGCAGTCGGTTCAATGGGTGACGATACCCCGTTTGCCGTGCTCTCCAGCCAGCCGCGCATCATTTACGATTACTTCCGCCAGCAGTTTGCGCAGGTCACGAACCCGCCAATCGATCCGCTGCGTGAGGCGCATGTGATGTCGCTGGCTACCAGCATTGGCCGCGAAATGAACGTCTTCTGTGAAGCAGAAGGCCAGGCGCATCGCCTGAGTTTCAAATCGCCGATCCTGCTGTACTCCGATTTCAAACAGCTCACCACCATGACGGAGCATCACTACCGCGCCGACACGCTTGATATCACCTTTGACGTGAACGACAGCACGCTTGAAGAGGTGGTAAAAGCGCTGTGTGATAAAGCGGAAGCCATGGTGCGCGACGGCACGGTACTGCTGGTGCTCTCGGATCGCAACATCGCCAAAAATCGTCTGCCGGTACCGGCACCGATGGCGGTGGGCGCGGTTCAGACCCGACTGGTGGAAAAAAATCTGCGCTGCGACGCCAACATCATTGTTGAAACCGCCAGCGCGCGCGATCCGCACCACTTTGCCGTACTGCTGGGCTTTGGCGCGACCGCTATCTATCCGTACCTCGCCTATGAAACCCTGGCGAAACTGATCGATACCCGCGCTATCGAGAAAAGCTACCGTACCGTGATGCTGAACTACCGTAACGGCATCAACAAAGGTCTGTACAAGATCATGTCCAAAATGGGCATCTCGACCATCGCCTCTTATCGCTGCTCGAAGCTGTTCGAAGCGGTCGGTCTGCATGACGATGTGGCAGACCTTTGCTTCAATGGCGTGGTCAGCCGTATCGGCGGCGCAAGCTTCAGCGACTTCCAGCAGGATCTGCTGAACCTGTCGAAGCGTGCCTGGCTGGCGCGTAAACCGCTGGATCAGGGCGGCCTGCTGAAATACGTGCACGGCGGTGAATACCACGCCTATAACCCGGACGTGGTGCGCACGCTGCAACAGGCAGTGCAAACCGGCGATTACAGCGATTACCAGCAGTATGCGAAGCTGGTTAACGAACGCCCGGCGGCGACGCTGCGCGATCTGTTGGCTATCAATCCGCCTGCCGACGCCGTCAGCATTGACGACGTGGAACCAGCGCAGGAGCTGTTCAAGCGTTTCGATACGGCAGCCATGTCGATCGGCGCGTTAAGCCCGGAAGCGCACGAAGCGCTGGCGGAAGCGATGAACAGCATCGGCGGCAATTCCAACTCCGGTGAAGGCGGCGAAGATCCAGCGCGCTATGGCACCAATAAAGTGTCGCGCATCAAACAGGTGGCTTCAGGACGTTTTGGCGTTACCCCGGCCTACCTGGTGAATGCCGATGTGATCCAGATTAAAGTGGCCCAGGGCGCAAAACCTGGCGAAGGCGGTCAGTTACCGGGTGATAAAGTCACCCCATACATCGCCAAACTGCGCTACTCCGTGCCTGGCGTGACGCTGATTTCGCCACCGCCGCACCACGATATTTACTCCATCGAGGATCTGGCGCAGCTGATTTTTGACTTAAAACAGGTCAACCCGAAAGCGATGATCTCCGTGAAACTGGTGTCCGAGCCAGGTGTCGGCACCATCGCCACCGGCGTGGCTAAAGCCTATGCGGATCTGATCACCATCGCCGGTTATGACGGCGGCACCGGTGCAAGCCCGCTCTCCTCGGTGAAATACGCAGGCTGCCCGTGGGAACTGGGTCTGGTGGAAACCCAGCAGGCGCTGGTCGCTAACGGCTTACGCCATAAGATCCGCCTGCAGGTCGACGGCGGTCTGAAAACCGGCGTGGATATTATTAAAGCCGCCATCCTCGGCGCGGAAAGCTTCGGCTTCGGCACCGGCCCGATGGTCGCACTCGGCTGTAAATACCTGCGTATTTGCCACCTGAACAACTGCGCCACCGGCGTGGCAACCCAGGACGACAAACTGCGTAAAAACCATTATCACGGTCTGCCGTTCAAAGTGACCAACTACTTTGAATTTATCGCCCTTGAAACCCGTGAGCTAATGGCGCAACTGGGCGTGAAACGTCTGGTGGATCTGATTGGCCGCACCGATCTGCTGATCGCGCTGGAAGGTTACACCGCCAAGCAGCAGAAACTGGATCTGAGCAAACTGCTGGAAACCGCCGAACCGCATCCGGGTAAAGCGCTGCACTGCACCGAGCACAACCCGCCGTTTGATAACGGCGTGCTGAACGCCCAGTTGTTGTCGCAGGCGAAGCCCTATGTGGACGAAGGCCAGAGCAAAACGTTCTGGTTTGATATTCGCAACACCGACCGTTCCGTTGGCGCGTCGCTGTCCGGTTATATCGCCCAGAAGCATGGCGATCAGGGACTGGCAGCCGATCCGATCAAAGCGCACTTCAGCGGTACTGCTGGCCAGAGCTTTGGCGTGTGGAATGCGGGTGGCGTGGAATTGTACCTGACCGGCGATGCCAACGACTATGTGGGTAAAGGCATGGCGGGCGGGCTGCTGGCGGTGCGTCCGCCGGTGGGTTCAGCGTTCCTCAGTCATAAGGCGAGCATTATCGGTAACACCTGTCTGTATGGTGCGACCGGTGGCCGCCTGTATGCCGCAGGGCGCGCGGGTGAACGTTTTGCCGTGCGTAACTCCGGTGCTATCACTGTAGTGGAAGGCATCGGTGATAACGGTTGTGAATATATGACCGGCGGTATTGTCTGCATTCTGGGTAAAACGGGCGTTAACTTCGGTGCCGGTATGACGGGCGGCTTCGCCTACGTACTGGATGAAGATGGCGAATTCCGTAAGCGTGTGAACCCGGAGCTGGTGGAAGTGC
- the ptsN gene encoding PTS IIA-like nitrogen regulatory protein PtsN, translated as MMNNDSALQLSNVLNQECTRSGVHCQSKKRALEIISELAAKQLSLPPQVVFEAILTREKMGSTGIGNGIAIPHGKLEEDTLRAVGVFVQLETPIAFDAIDNQPVDLLFALLVPADQTKTHLHTLSLVARRLADKTICRRLRSAQSDEELYQIITETEGTQDDA; from the coding sequence ATGATGAACAACGATTCAGCTCTTCAATTGAGCAATGTCCTTAACCAGGAATGTACCCGCAGCGGTGTTCACTGCCAGAGCAAGAAACGTGCGCTGGAAATCATCAGTGAACTGGCCGCCAAGCAGCTAAGTCTGCCACCTCAGGTGGTATTCGAAGCTATTTTGACGCGTGAGAAGATGGGCAGTACCGGCATCGGTAACGGCATCGCGATCCCCCACGGTAAGCTGGAGGAAGATACGCTGCGTGCCGTGGGCGTCTTCGTACAGCTTGAAACGCCCATCGCCTTTGATGCCATCGACAATCAGCCGGTGGATCTGCTGTTTGCGCTGCTGGTGCCTGCAGATCAGACTAAAACGCACCTGCATACGCTCTCTTTAGTCGCCCGCCGCCTGGCGGATAAAACCATTTGTCGCCGTCTGCGCAGCGCGCAAAGCGACGAAGAACTTTATCAAATCATCACGGAAACAGAAGGCACCCAGGATGATGCTTAA
- the npr gene encoding PTS phosphocarrier protein NPr, whose protein sequence is MTVKQTVEITNKLGMHARPAMKLFELMQGFDADVLLRNEEGTEAEANSVIALLMLDSAKGRQIEIEATGPQEEEALAAVIALFNAGFDED, encoded by the coding sequence ATGACCGTAAAACAAACCGTGGAAATCACCAACAAGCTGGGCATGCATGCGCGTCCGGCGATGAAACTGTTTGAACTGATGCAGGGCTTCGATGCAGACGTGCTGCTGCGTAACGAAGAAGGCACCGAAGCGGAAGCGAACAGCGTGATTGCGCTGTTGATGCTGGATTCCGCAAAAGGCCGTCAGATTGAGATCGAAGCCACCGGCCCGCAGGAAGAAGAGGCGCTGGCAGCGGTGATCGCGCTGTTCAACGCCGGGTTTGACGAGGACTGA
- the arcB gene encoding aerobic respiration two-component sensor histidine kinase ArcB, whose translation MKQIRVLAQYYVDLMMKLGLVRFSILLALALVVLAIVVQMAVTMVLHGRVESIDVIRSIFFGLLITPWAVYFLSVVVEQLEESRQRLSRLVDKLEEMRERDLKLNVQLRDNISQLNQEISDRVKAEAERQATFEQLKIEMQEREQTQIQLEQQSSFLRSFLDASPDLVFYRNEDKEFSGCNRAMELLTGKSEKQLVNLKPQDVYSPEAAEKVLETDEKVFRHNVSLTYEQWLDYPDGRKACFEIRKVPYYDRVGKRHGLMGFGRDITERKRYQDALERASRDKTTFISTISHELRTPLNGIVGLSRILLDTDLSAEQEKYLKTIHVSAVTLGNIFNDIIDMDKMERHKVQLDNQPVDFTSFLADLENLSGLQAQQKGLRFVMEPALPLPHKVITDGTRLRQILWNLISNAVKFTLHGQVVVRVRYDAPQEMLRFEVEDSGIGIPQTEQDKIFAMYYQVKDSHGGKPATGTGIGLAVSRRLAKSMGGDITVSSVAGKGSVFSLSVRAPAVAEEVDDAYEEDDMPLPALNVLLVEDIELNVIVARSVLEKLGCSVDVAMTGKAALEMFKPGEYDLLLLDIQLPDMTGLDISRQLTSRYAPDDLPPLVALTANVLKDKQEYLSAGMDDVLSKPLAVPALTAMIKKFWDTCDDEESDVTPVDDGKSQTLLDLPMLEQYLELVGPKLITDGVAVFEKMMPGYISVLESNFTARDQKGITEEGHKIKGAAGSIGLRRLQQLGQQIQSPDLPAWWNNVGEWIDEMKQEWPHDVAVLKAWVATASKK comes from the coding sequence ATGAAGCAAATCCGAGTACTGGCGCAATACTATGTCGATCTGATGATGAAGCTCGGCCTGGTGCGCTTTTCCATTCTGCTGGCACTGGCGCTGGTGGTACTGGCGATTGTCGTGCAGATGGCGGTCACCATGGTGCTGCATGGCCGTGTGGAAAGCATTGATGTTATTCGTTCTATCTTCTTTGGTCTGCTCATCACCCCCTGGGCGGTCTACTTTCTGTCGGTGGTGGTTGAACAACTCGAAGAGTCGCGTCAGCGCCTCTCGCGGCTGGTAGATAAACTCGAAGAGATGCGTGAACGCGATCTTAAGCTCAACGTGCAGCTGCGGGACAATATCTCCCAGCTAAATCAGGAGATCAGCGACCGCGTGAAAGCGGAAGCGGAGCGCCAGGCCACGTTCGAACAGCTAAAAATCGAAATGCAGGAGCGCGAACAGACGCAGATCCAGCTCGAGCAGCAATCCTCTTTCCTGCGCTCATTCCTCGATGCTTCGCCGGACCTGGTTTTCTATCGTAACGAAGACAAAGAGTTTTCCGGCTGCAACCGGGCGATGGAACTGCTGACGGGTAAAAGCGAAAAACAGCTGGTTAACCTGAAGCCACAGGACGTGTACTCCCCGGAAGCCGCCGAGAAAGTGCTGGAAACCGACGAGAAAGTCTTCCGCCACAATGTGTCACTCACTTATGAACAGTGGCTGGATTACCCGGACGGGCGAAAAGCCTGCTTCGAGATCCGCAAGGTGCCCTATTACGACCGCGTGGGTAAACGCCACGGCCTGATGGGCTTCGGGCGTGACATTACCGAGCGTAAGCGCTATCAGGATGCGCTGGAGCGCGCCAGCCGCGACAAGACCACCTTTATCTCCACCATCAGCCATGAACTGCGTACGCCGCTCAACGGCATCGTCGGCCTGAGCCGTATTCTGCTGGATACAGATCTCTCCGCCGAGCAGGAAAAATACCTGAAAACTATTCATGTGTCGGCGGTGACGCTGGGCAATATTTTTAACGATATTATCGACATGGATAAAATGGAGCGGCATAAAGTTCAGCTGGATAACCAGCCGGTGGACTTCACCAGCTTCCTTGCCGATCTGGAAAACCTCTCCGGTCTCCAGGCACAGCAAAAAGGGCTGCGCTTCGTAATGGAGCCTGCGCTGCCGCTGCCGCATAAAGTGATCACCGACGGCACGCGCCTGCGGCAGATCCTGTGGAACCTGATCAGCAACGCCGTGAAATTTACTCTGCACGGGCAGGTCGTGGTGCGTGTGCGTTATGACGCTCCGCAGGAGATGCTGCGCTTTGAGGTGGAAGATTCCGGTATCGGCATCCCGCAGACCGAGCAGGATAAAATTTTCGCCATGTATTATCAGGTGAAAGACAGCCACGGCGGTAAACCGGCGACCGGTACGGGCATTGGTCTTGCTGTCTCCCGTCGTCTGGCGAAAAGCATGGGCGGTGATATCACGGTGTCGAGCGTCGCGGGTAAAGGCTCGGTGTTCTCGCTGTCAGTACGGGCGCCGGCCGTTGCGGAAGAAGTGGACGATGCTTATGAAGAGGACGATATGCCGCTGCCAGCGCTGAACGTTCTGCTGGTGGAAGACATCGAGCTGAACGTGATTGTCGCGCGTTCGGTGCTGGAAAAACTGGGCTGTAGCGTGGATGTGGCGATGACCGGCAAGGCAGCGCTGGAGATGTTCAAGCCCGGAGAATACGATCTGCTGCTGCTGGATATTCAGCTGCCGGACATGACCGGGCTGGATATCTCCCGTCAGCTTACCAGCCGTTACGCGCCTGACGATCTGCCGCCTCTGGTGGCATTAACCGCCAACGTACTGAAAGATAAACAGGAATACCTGAGCGCCGGTATGGATGATGTGCTCAGCAAACCGCTGGCAGTACCGGCGTTAACGGCCATGATTAAAAAGTTCTGGGATACCTGTGATGACGAGGAGAGTGATGTGACCCCTGTAGATGATGGTAAATCACAAACGCTGTTGGATCTGCCGATGCTGGAGCAGTATCTGGAGCTGGTCGGGCCGAAGCTGATCACCGATGGCGTGGCGGTATTTGAAAAAATGATGCCGGGCTATATCAGCGTGCTGGAGTCTAATTTCACAGCCCGCGATCAGAAAGGGATCACCGAAGAGGGCCATAAAATCAAAGGGGCCGCAGGCTCCATCGGTCTGCGCCGTTTACAGCAACTGGGACAACAAATTCAGTCGCCGGATCTGCCTGCCTGGTGGAATAACGTGGGCGAGTGGATCGACGAGATGAAACAGGAGTGGCCGCACGATGTGGCGGTGCTGAAAGCCTGGGTGGCGACTGCCAGTAAAAAATAA
- the mtgA gene encoding monofunctional biosynthetic peptidoglycan transglycosylase, producing the protein MKRRRAPLMATVKSYLWRIVLVLALFWGGGIALFSIVPVPFSAVMVERQVSAWLSGDFGYVAHSDWVSMSDISPWMGLAVIAAEDQKFPEHWGFDVAAIEKALSHNERNENRIRGASTLSQQTAKNLFLWDGRSWLRKGLEAGLTLGMETVWSKRRILTVYLNIAEFGDGVFGVEAAAQRYFHKPASRLTIAEAALLAAVLPNPLRFKADAPSGYVHNRQAWIMRQMRQLGGEGFMREQGLYQ; encoded by the coding sequence ATGAAGCGACGCCGCGCGCCGTTGATGGCAACGGTGAAGTCTTATCTGTGGCGTATCGTGCTGGTACTGGCGCTGTTCTGGGGCGGCGGCATCGCGCTGTTTTCCATCGTGCCGGTGCCGTTTTCTGCGGTGATGGTCGAGCGTCAAGTGTCGGCCTGGCTCAGCGGGGATTTTGGCTACGTAGCCCATTCAGACTGGGTCAGCATGAGCGATATTTCGCCGTGGATGGGACTGGCGGTGATCGCGGCGGAAGATCAGAAATTCCCGGAACACTGGGGATTTGATGTCGCCGCCATCGAAAAAGCGCTGTCCCATAACGAACGCAATGAGAACCGTATTCGCGGTGCCTCGACCCTTTCCCAGCAGACGGCAAAAAACCTGTTCCTGTGGGACGGGCGCAGCTGGCTGCGTAAAGGGCTGGAAGCCGGATTAACGCTGGGCATGGAAACGGTATGGAGTAAACGCCGCATCCTGACGGTTTATCTGAACATCGCGGAATTTGGTGACGGGGTGTTTGGCGTTGAAGCCGCGGCGCAGCGCTATTTTCATAAGCCAGCCAGTCGACTGACGATAGCGGAAGCGGCATTGCTGGCGGCGGTGCTGCCAAATCCGCTGCGTTTTAAGGCCGATGCGCCGTCGGGTTATGTACACAATCGTCAGGCATGGATCATGCGCCAGATGCGTCAACTGGGCGGTGAAGGCTTTATGCGCGAGCAGGGATTATACCAGTAA